The Anaerolineae bacterium nucleotide sequence AAGAGCCGCTTCACCTCCTCCACCACCCGTTGTGTTCCGGCGCCGAAGTAGCGAATGCGAGGCCCTCCACATCGCGGGCATGCGCGTGGGCTGGACACCCGGCGGTTACAGTGATGGCAGACTAACAGGCCATATTCACTGGGGAAAGTAACCTCCACCGACGGCTCATGGTAGATCAAGGGGACCTCGCAGCGAGGACAGCGCAACACCAGCCCACAATCTCGACAGATGACAAAGGTCGCCGTGCCGCGACGGTTCAGGAATAGAATCGCTTGCTGGCCCTGGTCTAGCGTCTGCGCCAGCGCCTCTTGTAGCTTCCGGCTGAAGATGGAACGGTTGCCAGCGCGCAGTTCCTGTCGAAGGTCTACGATCTCTACCTGGGGCAGGCTGACATAGCCAGCATCCGTTTCCGATGGTTGCGGCGCAATAGCCTCAACTACTCCGCGCCGGGATCGGCCGGTTACGGCCACCTGGTGAGCCAGCACACGGCGCGGCAGGGCGATCAGGTGGACACGGCCCTGACGCGCAGCCCAGTAGCTTTCGAGTGACGGGGTGGCACTCCCAAGGATCACAGGCGCACCGGTGATGCGGCCTAGTGCCAGTGCGACCTCTCGCGCGTGGTAGCGAGGAGCTCGTTCCTGTTTGTACGCTGGCTCATGCTCCTCGTCCATCACGATCAGCCCTAGCCTGGGGAGCGGCACGAACAACGCTGACCGCGAGCCGACGACCACATCCACACCGCCGTTACGCATGCGACGCCATAGGTCAAAGCGCTCCCCGTGGGATAGGGCGCTGTGCCAGACCGCCACGCGGCCAGGAAAGCGGCCGGCGAAGCGTTGCACTGCTTGCGGGGTCAGCGCAATCTCAGGAACCAACACGATCGCCTGACGGTGATGGGCCAGGGCTTCTGCGATTGCCCGTAAGTAGAGCTCGGTCTTGCCCGATCCAGTGACACCGTAGATAAGGTAGATTGGAGGGGATGATCCACTCTGGCCCTGTGAACCAGAAGATAGCTCGCTCCAGGCCTGACGCAAACCGGCGCGCAGCGTCTCCCAGGCGGCTTGTTGATCACTTGACAGCTCAAGAGGATGATACGGCGCAAAAACCTGGCCTTGGAGCGGATCGCGCACAGCTTCTGCCGTCTCCAGTGAGACCAGTCCTGCCGCCTCCAAATCTCGTAACACCGCCCGATCACAGCCAGCCTCTGCATATAGATAACCCACCCATGCCTCGCCGCCGGCCTTCTGCAGGGCATCCAGCGCCTTGCGATGCCGTTCCAGGCCGCGCAGGGCAATAATCGCTTCGGCTGCTTGCTCACGGCTTAGGGTCAGGATCACGGCTGGTAACTCCTGATGACGGCGGATGAGCCCACGTGCTTCCAGCGCCCGCAAGATCTCAGGCCGCACACCCTGGCTCCGACGGAAGGCGACCTCGTCCACGGGCTGCGGCTGCTTCAGTAGCGCGGCCAGCGCGGCAGCCTGGGCTGGCGCGCGCGCCAACGTGGTCTCGAGTGCAGCGCGCGCCGTGGCCAGATCAGGAATAACCAACATCTGGCGACGTGGAGTGATCTCAACCCAACCTCGGGCGACCAAGCTCTCGATCACGCTTACATGACATCCCACCGCTATGCACACGTCCGTCAATGCAGGCAGCGGGTCCTGTGAACTCATCAGCCAGCAGAGCACATCGGCCTGACGAGAGGGATGACCCAGGGTGGGTAGAACGCGCTCGATGGTGGCTACGTCAGCGATCAGGCGTACCCGGTGGACCACGCGTGGCCGGGCAGCCGACTCGATAATCGCCTGTCCCTTTGTGATCAAGCCACGTCGCAACAGCGGCGCCACCACAGAGCGTCGCGCCAGCTCAGGCGCGCGCCGGCGAAGCCGGCGAAGCGTAAAAGGCCGCTGCTGCAAAAGCGCAATCAGCCGATGCTGTTCGGGAGTGAGATCAGATGGAAAGGGGGGGGCAGCCACAAGCTCGAGCAGCGTGTCCACGCGCTGGGCCACGCCGGATGGAAACATCAGGCGAATGCATTGCATAAGAGGAGCTAGGTAGTACTGGCTCAGCCAGCGGGCCAGGGCAAGTTGATGAGAAGTGACCACCGGATGAGGACGCGCCAACGCCTCAATCGGGCGGACAGGGGCGGGAGGGGGCTGATCAGTGAAGCCGATGACGACCCCCTGTAAGCGCCGATTTGCGAAGGGAATCCACACCAGATGGCCTGGCTGCAGGCGTGCACACAGCGACTCAGGCACCGCGTAGGTGAAGATGCTCGCTCCTGGATCGCTTCCTGGCTGGCCTACGGCTACGTCGACTGCCACCTCGGCAAACATGCTCCCTCCAAGCGGGGATTATATCACAGATGGCAGCCGCCAGCGCTCGCCAAGGCCAACGCGATCCCATCCTTCCTTGTCATCGCTATGAGATCGTCCAGCGCAGCACGTCCGCCAGGACACCCTGCGGTAGACGTTTATTCGGAGATGACCACCTCTGCAGGAGCCGGGCGTTCAAAGGATTGCACCTGGAACACGTATACCTCTGTTCCGGGTTCCTCATAGACCGAGGGAGATAAGCCTGCTTTGAGGGCGACATGAGCCAGGAACTCCTCGCAGGAGGGGATCTGCCGCCACACCTGAGGGAGCAAGAGCCCTCGGTGCCACCCTCGCTTCACCAGGACGCCATCTATGCCAGGCCGAATTTTCTGCACCAGCTCCGACATATCTTGATACTGCACTAGTTGGAGAGGGCCTAGCACAGAAATCTCGATCGCTGTAAACGGCAGCTCCTCGGGCAGCAGCGGGGGAAAGCGCGGGTCGTTTAAGGCCGCGCTCACCGCGTTAGCTGCCACGTCGAGCGCCAATGGCCTCACCGGGATCACCGTGCCGATGCACCCATGCAGTTCGCCATGGGTATGAAGCGTAACGAAGCTGCTGCCGAGCTCCTGTAGCTTCGGTGGCAGTTGACTTAGGTCTGGCTTCCACTCTCGATCGTGGCAGACGGCCTCTTCCAGCGAACGAGAAGCGATCCGCAGCAACTCTTCTTCTTCCGCCTGGCCAATGTAAGCCACTGACGCCTGGCAGAGCTCCTCTTTCCCTGTGCTCACAGCTTACGCTCCTCGGCCTGCCGATCTGGCAGGCCTCTCTCACGCCGTATACGCCACCGCCCCGTATCCCACCACCCGTGCGCGGTCGCCCGCTGTATCGCCGGAGTTCCGGTAATCGAGGATATGTGCCTTCCATCTCATTTGGCGCGCGATGGCCATCAGGGCAAGGATGGGCAACATACCACAGGCCTCTCCCCTCGCCACCTCCTCAGGAACCCCACGTTCGACCGCGCTGAGCAGCTCGGTGTCCATCTTGCGGGCTACCTCGTACGGATAGTAATGGCTCAGATCCGAGCTGATCACCAACAGCAAAGAGGGGTCTTCCTGGATCAACGGTAGGAGCGCCGCGGCGACCAGCTCTGGATCCACCTCCCCGAATAGCAAAGGCACCAGACGGACCGAGTCGCCCATCACCAGTTGTAGGAAGGGAAGTTGCACCTCTAAGCTATGCTCCGGCAGGTGGGCTTGCAGGTCTCGGACGAAGGGTCTCCCCTGTTGCAACAACCGCTCTACCAGCTCCTGGGACACGGGGATTTGGCCCAGTGGGGTGCGAAAGGCTGCGAAGGCGCCCACGGCCACCCCGAACACTGCGGCGCGATGAGCCGGCCCCAGCAATAGCACGGTGTAGGAGCCCGGAGGCAGCTTGCGCAATGCTCGATATCCGTATCCCGCGATAGGCCCTGAATAAATGTAGCCAGCATGTGGCACGATAAGGGCGCGCGGAGGGCTTGGCAACTCCGGCAAGCGCGCCTGCTCCACGAACGAACTCACCATCTCTCGCAGGAGGGCCGGCTGAGCCGGGTAGAACATGCCCGCCACCGCTTCCGGCCGCACTAGATTCTCGCCATTAAATCTCCTACTCATGTCGGCTCACCTCCCTGATTACGCCAGATTAGCAGCGCCAGGCTTGGTCTTTCGCATGGCTGGGATGAACGCGTCAGAGGTGAGAAAAAGAGTGACAGAGAAGGGGAATCGGGCCACCAAATGCTTTTCTTGTAGCCGGCGCGCTAGTAATCCGCCCAAGACAGCCTGTAAACAAAGTGTAACTCAAAATGCCCATATTGGCAACGCGCGTAGGGAATGGTATAATGTCCCTGCCCCTGATCCTCCTATTCAGACAAGAGATGGCTGTAGCTGAAAGGGGACAAAGTCCCTGAAAGGACAGGGGCGGAGCGGGCAGAGTTTTTCATGTTCTTTTTGCCAGATGAGAGTCACTAGGGGGGAAATATGGCCGAGAAGGTCGGAGCTTGCGTGTTCGTTTTACATACCCATCTCCCCTACGTTCGAGGAGCAGGGCTTTGGCCTCATGGGGAGGAAATGGTACATGAAGCTATGGCAGAGACATACATCCCACTTCTCAACGCCTTATACGATCTAGTGGAAGCGGGCGAACAGCCTCGGCTAACCATCGGCCTTACCCCCATCCTGCTGGAACAGATCGCCGATCCCGATGTGTGCGATCATTTCGATGCCTATCTGAAGCAGCGGCTGGCCCTAGCCGAGGGAGACATCCAGCGCTTCAGCCGTTCGATTCTGGAGGAATGGCAGGCTGCACATGATGCAGCGCTGGCACGTCGTCAGGCAGCCCTGGCCCAACGCCGCCAGGCGCTGCTGGCCACGATCCAGGCACAAGGGTTAGACGAGGAGGACGATTCGATCCAGCAGAAGCTTGCCGAACTGGAGGATGCTCCCGATTTACCGCCGCCTCCTATCCCTGTGGACGAAAAGGCGGCGGAGATCGCCCAGAAGCAACGCGATCACCTCCTATATTTGGCGCAGTGGTATCGAGACTGGTATCGAGGGATTCAGCGCTCGTTCCAGGAACGATATCACAGAGACTTGGTGGGAGCTTTTCGCCGGCTACAGGAGATGGGGGTGCTGGACGTTCTCACCTCGATGGCCACCCACTGTTACACTCCGCTCTTGGAGCGCGATTCAAGCATCTACGGCCAGTTGCGCACCGGTGTCGAGACTACACGCCGACATATGGGACAGTTCGCCCGCGGGATTTGGCTACCGGAGTGCGGCTATCGCCCGGCTTATCTCAAAGAAGGCGATCATAGTTATGTCAAGCCAGGTATCGAAGAGTTCCTGGCCGACTTCAACCTCCTCTACTTTTTCACTGACACCCACGTGATCGAAGGCGGTGAAGTAGTGGGCAAGGCCGCAGGGGACGTCATCGGCCCCTACAACGCCATCCCCAAGCGCCGGTTGATCGTGCGCGAATACGAGCGGCCGCGCGCCCGTGTAGGCACGACCTTCCGTCCCTACTATGTGCATGGGGTTCAGGTCGCCGTTTTCGGACGCGACGAAAAGACTGGGATGCAGGTTTGGTCGGCCAGCTATGGCTACCCCGGGGAATTCCTATATCGAGAATTCCACCGCAAAGACGATGTCTCGGGCTTGCAGTACTGGCGCATCACTGGGGCCAAAGTTGACCTGGGCCAGAAGGAGCTATATGATCCCTATCCGGCCTTCCAGCATGTGAACTTACACGCCGACCATTTCGTCAACCTGGTGCGCGATCGGTTGGCCGAGTACCACCAGCGCACGGGCGAATACGGTGTGATCGTCTCAGCCTACGATACAGAGCTGTTCGGGCACTGGTGGTTCGAGGGGATTGCCTGGCTAAAGGAGGTATTGCGCCGCTTGGGACGACATCCAGAAGTCGAGCTGACGACGGCGCGGGCTTACCTGGAGGCGCATCCGCCGGAGGAGGTCCTGGACATTCCGGAGAGTTCCTGGGGCAACGGCGGCGGGCACTGGACCTGGTTGAATCCGGACACGGAATGGATGTGGCCGCTGATCCATGCCGCTGAACGTACCATGGAAGAACTGGTGGACCGCTATCCGGATGCCCAGGGCGAGATGGCCGAGCTGCTCAACCAGGCCGCACGCGAGTTGCTGCTGTTGGAATCCAGCGACTGGCCGTTTCTAGTGACTACGAGACAGGCCAGGGAGTACGCCGTGAACCGCTTTCAAGAGCATCTGGCGCGCTTTAACCACCTAGCTGCTGTCGCTCGGCGTGGTCATCTCACGGATGAGGATCGCCGTTACTTGGAGGAAGTCCGGAAAGCTGATAACCCTTTCCCCTTCATTGACTATCGCGCCTTTCGAGAGCGCGAACAGATCGAACGCCATGGGTAAAGGTGGTGACGGTGAGCAAGAGAAACGAACGGGCACGTATCATACTGTACACGGGCAAGGGAGGTGTTGGAAAGACCAGCGTGAGCGCAGCGACAGCCGTCCGTTGTGCTGAGCTGGGCTACCGTACAGTGGTGGTGAGCACCGATGCAGCCCATAGCCTTGCCGATAGCTTCGACCTGTCCCTGGGGCCGGAGCCGACGCCTATCGCCCCGAACCTATGGGGACAGGAGATAGACCTCCTGTATCAGATGGAAAAATACTGGGGCAAGGTCCAGGAATACCTGACAGCCATCTTCGCCTGGCGTGGCATGGACGAGTTGGTGGCGGAGGAGACCAGTGTCCTGCCCGGCATGGAGGAGCTGGCCAGCCTGATGCAGATCACCTACCTCAATGATCTAGGCGAGTTTGATGTGATCATCGTAGACTGCGCGCCCACAGGCGCTACGCTTCAACTATTGGCCTTCCCCGAGATGGCGCGCTGGTATCTGGAGAAGATCTTCCCTATTGAGCGCAAGGCCATGCAACTAGCCCGTCCCATCCTGAAGGCGGTGGTAGACATGCCCTTGCCGGACGACGAGCTGTTCGACACCGTGGCCGAGCTGATCCGGCAGCTCGATCGCATGCACGGCCTCCTGAGCGATCCGGATCGCACGACGGCTCGCCTAGTGCTGAACCCGGAGAAGATGGTGATCAAGGAGGCACAACGTGCCTTTACCTATCTCAACCTGTATGGTTACGCCACCGACCTCATCATCTGTAACCGGATGATCCCCGGCCAGGTCTCTGATGGCTATTTCTCCTCCTGGAAGGAGATTCAGAGCCGTTATCATCAGATGGTCGAGGAGGCCTTCAGTCCGCTGCCGATCTTAGACGTCCCGCTCTTCGATCAGGAGGTCGTGGGGCTAGAGATGCTGCGGAAGATGGCCCTAGCGATCTTCGGGGATCAGGATCCCGCCCAGGTGTTCTACCGGGGCAAGACCCAGCAGATCATCAAGAAGGATCAGCATTACCAGTTGAGCTTGCCGCTGCCGCTGGTAGACCGCTCTCGCATCCACCTCACCAAAACCGCTCATGATGAACTGGTCATCCGCATCGGCAACTGGAAACGCAATCTGCTGCTGCCGCGCGTGCTGGCAGGGCTGGAGGTGGCCGGCGCCCGTTATGAGGGCGACCAGCTCATCGTCACCTTCGTCTCCAGCGATGGACAGCCACCTAAGGTTAGCGATGAGCTGCTCCCATCACCCGTCTCCGAGCCCTCAAGCTGAGCCGGCCTGGAAACGCTACCTGACCGACTACAACGAGGGCCTGGGACTAGTCTACGAACGCTTCGTCCTGAATGACTTCCTAGAGCAGTTGCGTCAACGCTATAGCATCCGCAGCGTGCTCGAGGCGCCGCTCTTCGGCATGGCCGGCGTCAGCGGCATCAACAGCGTGATCCTGGCCCGTGCCGGCTGCAATGTCACTTTAGTGGACGACGAGCCAGAACGCCTGGCCGGCGTTCGGCGCATCTGGTGTGAGCTAAAACTTCCTGTGACGTTGGTCCAGGTAAGCCGATGGGGCTGGTGTTCGCTTCCCTTCGCCGATCGTAGTTTTGACCTTTGCTGGCAGTGGGCGGGGCTATGGCACCTGGCGGATGCGGCCGGCTTGCTGCGCGAGCTGGTGCGCTGCGCCCGTCGGGCCATCTTTGTGGCGATGCCGAACCGCTGGCAGGTGGGCTACCTCCTGCGCAAGCTGGTGATAGACCGGCCCTTCTTTCGGACGGTGGATGAGCGCTGGGCTCAGATCGGCCGCATCCGCTGGATACTTGAAGCAGCGGGGGCTCAGGTGGTTGAGCAGGGGGTGCTTGATGTGCCCCCTTGGCCCGACACGGTGATGCCGGCCGCGGAGGTACTAGGGCGGCTGGGCATCCGGTCGCGCTGGCTGAAGAAGCGATTCAGCGGGAGCAACTGGCATTGGTCCACCATGGCCTACTATCTAGGGCAGGCGCCCAAGCTCTACGATCGAGTAATGCGCTATGCCTGGCTTGAGCGTGCGCCCCTGCCCTGGCCTCTTAAAGCGATGTGGGGACATCATCGCTACCTGATCGCCATCCCCAGTTGATCGCGCCATAGGCGTCGCCGTCGGCCACCATCTCTTAGCCATCGGCTCTCAGCGACCAACCATTAGCCACTAGCCATCGGGGGCTGTCATGGGTATCTTACGTCGCTCTCAACCACTTCATCCATCACCTCTCGTCCCTCGCTCCCTTTCCCTTCTACTTTTACTGTTCGTCGCCGCCGCCTTCCGGCTTTGGCAAATCGGAGCCATCCCCCCTGGCCTCTTCGGCGATGAGGCGGTAAACGGCCTGGATGCGCTCGATGTACTGGCCGGCCGCCCGCAAGTGTTCTTCCCCGCCAACTACGGACGTGAGGGCCTGCATATGTTCCTGGTGGCCTTTAGTTTCCTCGTCTTCGGCGTCAATGAGTTCGCGTTGCGGTTCCCCTCTATCATCGCCGGCCTAGTGACAGTGCCGCTGACATATCAGCTAGGGAAAGAGCTGCTGCGGCACACCCCGCTGGAGAACACGCCGGTCCCTTTGCTCAGCGCGGCTTTCCTGGCCACCAGCTTCTGGCACGTGCACTTCAGCCGATTCGGCGTGCGCGGAGTATTCACCCCGCTGATGACCGCGCTAGCGTTTTGGGCTCTTTGGCGCGGGGTCAACCGCCGTGATCTGCGCTGGCTAGTAGGGGCCGGGATAGCGCTGGGCATCAACTTGTATTTCTATACAGCGGCGCGCCTAGTGCCTATTTTTCTGGCCTTATATCTGGCCCTGGAATGGTGGATCAACCGACGCGCCCGGCGCTCGCCGATCCTGCGCAGCCAGTTTTTAGGCATTGTCGCTCTCTATACCACTGCCGCAGTGGTCTTCGTGCCCTTGTTCGTCTACTTCGTACAGCATCCTGGCGCCTTCACCGCCCGAGCCAGCGAGGTATTCGTTGGGAACCCGCGTGTGAGCGAGGGCAATCCGATCATCAAGTCGCTACTGGCGCTCTTCGCCAGCGTGCTCCAGTTTTTCGTGGCAGGCCTGGGAGATCGCGATTGGTTTTATAACTTGCCCGGCCGCCCGGTCTTCGACGTAGTGACCGGCGCCCTGACGATCATCGGCGTGCTGGCTCTGCTTCCACGGTGGCGCAACCAGCGTTATCTGTTCCTACTCCTATGGTGGCCGGTGATGCTGATCCCAACGTTCCTGGCCGTAGACCGCATCCCGGCCCTGCCGCGGGCATTGGGCGTGCTCCCTGGCCTGTACTTCTTCCCAGCGATCGGCGCATGGCAACTAGTCGAACGGGTGCGCACTCGCCTGAGCCGGCAAGATCAACGACAGGCGATCGCGTTGGCGCTGGCCGGCCCACTGATCTTGCACGCCACCGTGAACTGGTGGGGCTATTTCGTATCCTGGGGACGTTCTGCCGGCGCGTTTGACGCCTTCGACGGAGATGTGGTCGCCGCCGCTCATTGGCTTAGGGATCATCGGCCTGATCGGCTGGCCTATCTCTCAGCCGACATCTATCGCCATCCATCCTTTATGCTGTTGTATGAGCAAGTGCCCCTTACCCGCTTTTTCGAGGTGCGCAACCCCCGCCTGCGCTGGTTTGACGCCCGCTATGCATTGTTAATGCCGCCACCTGGAGGCGCCATCTATCTGCTGGGCAACTCGGCGATGCCCGATCGCGATCGGCTGCGCCGCCTTCTGCCCGTGATGACCCCGCTGGCCATCGTAGTCGGCCCCGGTGGCCCAGGGCTGGAAGTCTACCAGGTGGATAAAGGGGGGCCGCCACCGCGCACGCAAGGGCTGCCCGGCCAGGGTCTGCCCCGCCTAGTAGGGTATGGGATTGTGGGTGAAGCGCGGCCTGGCGGCATGTTGGAGGTGACGCTATACTGGCTGGTGGGCGATGCGGTCGACGCGCCGGCGGCCGAAGCGCCCAACCTGCGCGTGGCAGTCGAGGACGCGACGGGCGTCGAGCGCGGCGCCTGGACGGGAATCTTTCCCTATCGGTATGGCGAGTGGCATGCCGGTGACGTGGTAGCCACCTGGCACCAGGTGGCGATCGCTCAGGACGCCCCACTCGGCCATTATAGCGTGCGCGTGGCGATGGAGGTGCCCGGTAGCCCGGTCACGCGGCTGACGCCTGGCGGTCTGGCTCCTGACTTCTCACTTCCCCAGGTGATCCCCACCGAGTTCAGCAACGGTATTCAGATGCTGGACATCCAAACCCGGCCGGCCATCGGCGATCGAGCACGGGTGATCATTGACTTGGTCTGGCGTCTGATCCGGCCCGCAGAGACCTCTTACACGCTATTCGTGCATTTGCTCAACGCAAACGGCGAGCTGGTAGCGCAAGCGGACACGATCCCCGTCGCAGGTCTCTTTCCCACAGATGCTTGGCCTATAGGTGTGCCCGTGCGTGAT carries:
- a CDS encoding class I SAM-dependent methyltransferase translates to MSCSHHPSPSPQAEPAWKRYLTDYNEGLGLVYERFVLNDFLEQLRQRYSIRSVLEAPLFGMAGVSGINSVILARAGCNVTLVDDEPERLAGVRRIWCELKLPVTLVQVSRWGWCSLPFADRSFDLCWQWAGLWHLADAAGLLRELVRCARRAIFVAMPNRWQVGYLLRKLVIDRPFFRTVDERWAQIGRIRWILEAAGAQVVEQGVLDVPPWPDTVMPAAEVLGRLGIRSRWLKKRFSGSNWHWSTMAYYLGQAPKLYDRVMRYAWLERAPLPWPLKAMWGHHRYLIAIPS
- the priA gene encoding primosomal protein N', coding for MFAEVAVDVAVGQPGSDPGASIFTYAVPESLCARLQPGHLVWIPFANRRLQGVVIGFTDQPPPAPVRPIEALARPHPVVTSHQLALARWLSQYYLAPLMQCIRLMFPSGVAQRVDTLLELVAAPPFPSDLTPEQHRLIALLQQRPFTLRRLRRRAPELARRSVVAPLLRRGLITKGQAIIESAARPRVVHRVRLIADVATIERVLPTLGHPSRQADVLCWLMSSQDPLPALTDVCIAVGCHVSVIESLVARGWVEITPRRQMLVIPDLATARAALETTLARAPAQAAALAALLKQPQPVDEVAFRRSQGVRPEILRALEARGLIRRHQELPAVILTLSREQAAEAIIALRGLERHRKALDALQKAGGEAWVGYLYAEAGCDRAVLRDLEAAGLVSLETAEAVRDPLQGQVFAPYHPLELSSDQQAAWETLRAGLRQAWSELSSGSQGQSGSSPPIYLIYGVTGSGKTELYLRAIAEALAHHRQAIVLVPEIALTPQAVQRFAGRFPGRVAVWHSALSHGERFDLWRRMRNGGVDVVVGSRSALFVPLPRLGLIVMDEEHEPAYKQERAPRYHAREVALALGRITGAPVILGSATPSLESYWAARQGRVHLIALPRRVLAHQVAVTGRSRRGVVEAIAPQPSETDAGYVSLPQVEIVDLRQELRAGNRSIFSRKLQEALAQTLDQGQQAILFLNRRGTATFVICRDCGLVLRCPRCEVPLIYHEPSVEVTFPSEYGLLVCHHCNRRVSSPRACPRCGGPRIRYFGAGTQRVVEEVKRLFPQARVVRWDRDVAGRGKAHERIWAQFLEHEADVLVGTQMIAKGLDLPLVTLVGVVSADVGLYLPDFRAAERTFQLLSQVAGRAGRSPLGGRVIVQTYTPDHYAIVAASRHDFESFYRQEMRFRREQWYPPFARLARLIYVDSDAARAEANAMQMAQRLWQRIGDREDVRLIGPAPCFFARHRGRYRWQLLISAEDPVEWIRGLPLSLAWRVDVDPVDLL
- a CDS encoding glycosyltransferase family 39 protein, whose product is MGILRRSQPLHPSPLVPRSLSLLLLLFVAAAFRLWQIGAIPPGLFGDEAVNGLDALDVLAGRPQVFFPANYGREGLHMFLVAFSFLVFGVNEFALRFPSIIAGLVTVPLTYQLGKELLRHTPLENTPVPLLSAAFLATSFWHVHFSRFGVRGVFTPLMTALAFWALWRGVNRRDLRWLVGAGIALGINLYFYTAARLVPIFLALYLALEWWINRRARRSPILRSQFLGIVALYTTAAVVFVPLFVYFVQHPGAFTARASEVFVGNPRVSEGNPIIKSLLALFASVLQFFVAGLGDRDWFYNLPGRPVFDVVTGALTIIGVLALLPRWRNQRYLFLLLWWPVMLIPTFLAVDRIPALPRALGVLPGLYFFPAIGAWQLVERVRTRLSRQDQRQAIALALAGPLILHATVNWWGYFVSWGRSAGAFDAFDGDVVAAAHWLRDHRPDRLAYLSADIYRHPSFMLLYEQVPLTRFFEVRNPRLRWFDARYALLMPPPGGAIYLLGNSAMPDRDRLRRLLPVMTPLAIVVGPGGPGLEVYQVDKGGPPPRTQGLPGQGLPRLVGYGIVGEARPGGMLEVTLYWLVGDAVDAPAAEAPNLRVAVEDATGVERGAWTGIFPYRYGEWHAGDVVATWHQVAIAQDAPLGHYSVRVAMEVPGSPVTRLTPGGLAPDFSLPQVIPTEFSNGIQMLDIQTRPAIGDRARVIIDLVWRLIRPAETSYTLFVHLLNANGELVAQADTIPVAGLFPTDAWPIGVPVRDQVEIALPPGALPGRYTLVLGWYDWRTGERFPVTDLAGQPLTDRIELPVEMKP
- a CDS encoding TRC40/GET3/ArsA family transport-energizing ATPase, with the translated sequence MSKRNERARIILYTGKGGVGKTSVSAATAVRCAELGYRTVVVSTDAAHSLADSFDLSLGPEPTPIAPNLWGQEIDLLYQMEKYWGKVQEYLTAIFAWRGMDELVAEETSVLPGMEELASLMQITYLNDLGEFDVIIVDCAPTGATLQLLAFPEMARWYLEKIFPIERKAMQLARPILKAVVDMPLPDDELFDTVAELIRQLDRMHGLLSDPDRTTARLVLNPEKMVIKEAQRAFTYLNLYGYATDLIICNRMIPGQVSDGYFSSWKEIQSRYHQMVEEAFSPLPILDVPLFDQEVVGLEMLRKMALAIFGDQDPAQVFYRGKTQQIIKKDQHYQLSLPLPLVDRSRIHLTKTAHDELVIRIGNWKRNLLLPRVLAGLEVAGARYEGDQLIVTFVSSDGQPPKVSDELLPSPVSEPSS
- a CDS encoding DUF1957 domain-containing protein translates to MAEKVGACVFVLHTHLPYVRGAGLWPHGEEMVHEAMAETYIPLLNALYDLVEAGEQPRLTIGLTPILLEQIADPDVCDHFDAYLKQRLALAEGDIQRFSRSILEEWQAAHDAALARRQAALAQRRQALLATIQAQGLDEEDDSIQQKLAELEDAPDLPPPPIPVDEKAAEIAQKQRDHLLYLAQWYRDWYRGIQRSFQERYHRDLVGAFRRLQEMGVLDVLTSMATHCYTPLLERDSSIYGQLRTGVETTRRHMGQFARGIWLPECGYRPAYLKEGDHSYVKPGIEEFLADFNLLYFFTDTHVIEGGEVVGKAAGDVIGPYNAIPKRRLIVREYERPRARVGTTFRPYYVHGVQVAVFGRDEKTGMQVWSASYGYPGEFLYREFHRKDDVSGLQYWRITGAKVDLGQKELYDPYPAFQHVNLHADHFVNLVRDRLAEYHQRTGEYGVIVSAYDTELFGHWWFEGIAWLKEVLRRLGRHPEVELTTARAYLEAHPPEEVLDIPESSWGNGGGHWTWLNPDTEWMWPLIHAAERTMEELVDRYPDAQGEMAELLNQAARELLLLESSDWPFLVTTRQAREYAVNRFQEHLARFNHLAAVARRGHLTDEDRRYLEEVRKADNPFPFIDYRAFREREQIERHG
- the amrB gene encoding AmmeMemoRadiSam system protein B encodes the protein MSRRFNGENLVRPEAVAGMFYPAQPALLREMVSSFVEQARLPELPSPPRALIVPHAGYIYSGPIAGYGYRALRKLPPGSYTVLLLGPAHRAAVFGVAVGAFAAFRTPLGQIPVSQELVERLLQQGRPFVRDLQAHLPEHSLEVQLPFLQLVMGDSVRLVPLLFGEVDPELVAAALLPLIQEDPSLLLVISSDLSHYYPYEVARKMDTELLSAVERGVPEEVARGEACGMLPILALMAIARQMRWKAHILDYRNSGDTAGDRARVVGYGAVAYTA
- the amrA gene encoding AmmeMemoRadiSam system protein A, producing MSTGKEELCQASVAYIGQAEEEELLRIASRSLEEAVCHDREWKPDLSQLPPKLQELGSSFVTLHTHGELHGCIGTVIPVRPLALDVAANAVSAALNDPRFPPLLPEELPFTAIEISVLGPLQLVQYQDMSELVQKIRPGIDGVLVKRGWHRGLLLPQVWRQIPSCEEFLAHVALKAGLSPSVYEEPGTEVYVFQVQSFERPAPAEVVISE